Proteins from a genomic interval of Streptomyces sp. Tu6071:
- a CDS encoding MarR family winged helix-turn-helix transcriptional regulator: protein MTENAFLALERELSLLLRRARATSTELAGEVHPGLESAAYGFLVRLEGGGPQRATDLALYFGVGKATVSRQIRALERLGLVTRAPDPDDGRASLVRLTPEGEARFRQVRERRRAGYVEAMSGWPPGEVAELARLLHRLNRL from the coding sequence ATGACCGAGAACGCCTTTCTCGCCCTGGAGCGCGAACTGAGCCTCCTCCTGCGCCGGGCAAGGGCCACGTCGACCGAACTCGCGGGCGAGGTCCACCCCGGCCTGGAGTCGGCCGCGTACGGCTTCCTGGTCCGCCTGGAGGGCGGTGGACCCCAGCGCGCCACGGACCTCGCGCTGTACTTCGGCGTCGGCAAAGCGACCGTCAGCCGCCAGATCCGCGCCCTCGAACGCCTCGGCCTCGTCACCCGCGCCCCCGACCCCGACGACGGCCGCGCGAGCCTCGTACGTCTCACCCCCGAGGGTGAGGCCCGCTTCCGCCAAGTGCGCGAACGCCGCCGCGCCGGCTACGTCGAGGCGATGTCCGGCTGGCCCCCCGGCGAGGTCGCGGAACTGGCCCGCCTCCTCCACCGCCTGAACCGGCTGTGA
- a CDS encoding lysozyme yields MSVHTIRSSRRSRFRAAGPLLAALSLLLALPVAAQAADTPSVPERGSAYLGMGVAAHDGVGGLPRDTRAAQTEGVDVASYQGNVNWSALWNSGVKWAYSKATEGTYYTNPSFAQQYNGSYNVGMIRGAYHFATPDTTSGAAQANYFVDHGGGWSKDGKTLPGVLDIEWNPYGAQCYGKSASAMVSWIRDFANTYKSRTGRDVVIYTATSWWQSCTGNSAAFGSTNPLWVARYASSVGALPAGWGFYTMWQYTSTGPTVGDHNKFNGALDRVQALANG; encoded by the coding sequence ATGTCCGTGCATACGATCCGATCATCCCGCCGCTCTCGCTTCAGAGCGGCCGGACCTCTCCTCGCAGCCCTGTCCCTCCTCCTCGCCCTGCCGGTGGCCGCCCAGGCCGCCGACACACCCTCCGTCCCCGAGCGCGGCAGCGCCTACCTCGGCATGGGCGTCGCCGCCCACGACGGGGTCGGCGGTCTCCCCCGCGACACCCGCGCCGCCCAGACCGAGGGCGTCGACGTCGCGAGCTACCAGGGGAACGTCAACTGGAGCGCGCTGTGGAACAGCGGCGTCAAGTGGGCGTACTCGAAGGCCACCGAAGGGACGTACTACACCAACCCCTCCTTCGCCCAGCAGTACAACGGCTCCTACAACGTCGGCATGATCCGGGGCGCGTACCACTTCGCGACCCCCGACACCACGAGCGGCGCCGCGCAGGCCAACTACTTCGTGGACCACGGGGGCGGCTGGTCGAAGGACGGCAAGACCCTGCCCGGTGTCCTCGACATCGAGTGGAACCCGTACGGCGCCCAGTGCTACGGCAAGTCCGCCTCCGCGATGGTCAGCTGGATCAGGGACTTCGCGAACACGTACAAGTCCCGCACCGGGCGCGACGTCGTGATCTACACGGCGACGAGCTGGTGGCAGAGCTGCACGGGCAACTCCGCCGCCTTCGGCTCGACGAACCCGCTCTGGGTGGCCCGCTACGCCTCCTCGGTGGGGGCCCTGCCGGCCGGCTGGGGCTTCTACACGATGTGGCAGTACACCTCGACAGGCCCGACGGTGGGCGACCACAACAAGTTCAACGGCGCCCTGGACCGCGTCCAGGCCCTCGCCAACGGCTGA
- the lon gene encoding endopeptidase La, with protein MALTSAPLTLPVLPLDDEVVLPGMVVPLDLSDGEVRAAVEAAQAAARSSGSAGKPEVLLVPRVDGDYAGTGVLGTVEQVGRLADGHSGALVRGRARVRIGAGTTGPGAALWVEGTRLEETVPEPLPGAVTELVTEYKALATEWLKKRGAWQVVDRVQQIDDVSALADNSGYSPFLTTAQKTELLETADPVARLKLATLQLREHLAEQEIAETIAKDVQDGVDKQQREFLLRRQLEAVRKELRELSGEDGEDESDDYRARVEAADLPGKVREAALKEVEKLERASDQSPEGAWIRTWLDTVLGLPWNERSEDAYDIRGARAVLDAEHAGLDDVKDRITEYLAVRKRRADRGLGVVGGRRGGAVLALVGPPGVGKTSLGESVAHAMGRSFVRVALGGVRDEAEIRGHRRTYVGAQAGRIVRAIKEAGSMNPVVLLDEIDKVGSDFRGDPAAALLEVLDPAQNHTFRDHYLEVELDLSDVVFLATANVLEAIPEALLDRMELVRLDGYTEDEKVVIARDHLLPRQRERAGLTEDELTVEESALRKLAGEYTREAGVRNLERALARLLRKLAAQHELGERELPLTVTEAELRPLLGRPHHVPEAAQDPAERRTAVPGVATGLAVTGAGGDVLYVEASLADPETGGAGLTLTGQLGDVMKESARIALSFLRSHGAELELPVGDLKERGVHIHFPAGAVPKDGPSAGITMTTALASLLSGRQVRPEVAMTGEVSLTGRVLPIGGLKQKLLAAQRAGITTVVIPKRNEPDLDDVPAEILAKLDVHPVTDVRQVLELALAPAGAGEREAVAA; from the coding sequence ATGGCTCTGACGTCCGCACCGCTCACCCTGCCCGTGCTGCCGCTCGACGACGAGGTCGTCCTGCCCGGCATGGTCGTGCCGCTCGACCTCTCGGACGGCGAGGTGCGCGCGGCCGTGGAGGCCGCCCAGGCCGCCGCCCGCTCCAGTGGTTCCGCGGGCAAGCCGGAGGTGCTGCTCGTGCCGCGCGTCGACGGGGACTACGCCGGTACGGGCGTGCTCGGCACCGTCGAACAGGTCGGCAGGCTCGCCGACGGCCACTCCGGGGCTCTCGTCCGGGGCCGCGCCCGCGTCCGCATCGGCGCGGGGACCACGGGACCCGGCGCCGCGCTGTGGGTCGAGGGGACCCGGCTCGAGGAGACCGTGCCCGAGCCGCTGCCGGGCGCGGTGACCGAACTCGTCACCGAGTACAAGGCGCTTGCCACCGAGTGGCTCAAGAAGCGCGGCGCCTGGCAGGTCGTGGACCGCGTCCAGCAGATCGACGACGTGTCCGCGCTCGCCGACAACTCCGGCTACTCGCCGTTCCTCACCACCGCCCAGAAGACCGAACTCCTGGAGACGGCCGACCCCGTCGCGCGCCTCAAGCTCGCCACGCTCCAGCTCCGCGAGCACCTGGCGGAGCAGGAGATCGCCGAGACGATCGCCAAGGACGTCCAGGACGGCGTGGACAAGCAGCAGCGCGAGTTCCTGCTCCGCCGTCAGCTCGAAGCGGTCCGCAAGGAGCTGCGCGAGCTGAGCGGCGAGGACGGCGAGGACGAGAGCGACGACTACCGGGCCCGCGTCGAGGCCGCGGACCTGCCCGGGAAGGTCCGCGAGGCCGCGCTCAAGGAGGTCGAGAAGCTGGAGCGCGCGAGCGACCAGAGCCCCGAGGGCGCCTGGATACGCACGTGGCTCGACACGGTTCTCGGCCTCCCGTGGAACGAGCGCTCCGAGGACGCGTACGACATCCGCGGCGCCCGCGCGGTGCTCGACGCCGAGCACGCGGGACTCGACGACGTGAAGGACCGCATCACCGAGTACCTCGCCGTGCGCAAGCGCCGCGCGGACCGGGGCCTCGGCGTCGTCGGCGGCCGGCGCGGCGGAGCGGTGCTCGCGCTCGTCGGGCCTCCCGGGGTCGGCAAGACGTCGCTGGGCGAGAGCGTCGCGCACGCGATGGGCCGCTCCTTCGTCCGCGTCGCGCTCGGCGGCGTACGCGACGAGGCCGAGATCAGGGGCCACCGGCGCACGTACGTGGGCGCCCAGGCCGGTCGCATCGTGCGCGCCATCAAGGAGGCCGGGTCGATGAACCCGGTGGTCCTGCTCGACGAGATCGACAAGGTCGGCTCCGATTTCCGGGGCGACCCGGCGGCGGCCCTCCTCGAAGTGCTCGACCCCGCGCAGAACCACACCTTCCGCGACCACTACCTGGAGGTCGAACTCGACCTCAGCGACGTCGTCTTCCTCGCGACGGCGAACGTCCTCGAAGCGATCCCCGAGGCCCTCCTCGACCGCATGGAGCTGGTCCGCCTCGACGGCTACACCGAGGACGAGAAGGTCGTCATCGCGCGCGACCACCTGCTGCCCAGGCAGCGCGAGCGGGCCGGGCTCACGGAGGACGAGCTGACCGTGGAGGAGAGCGCGCTGCGCAAGCTCGCGGGCGAGTACACGCGCGAGGCGGGCGTACGGAACCTGGAGCGGGCCCTCGCGCGGCTCCTGCGCAAGCTCGCCGCCCAGCACGAACTGGGCGAGCGCGAACTGCCCCTCACGGTGACGGAGGCGGAGCTGCGCCCGCTGCTCGGGCGGCCCCACCACGTACCGGAGGCCGCGCAGGACCCCGCCGAGCGGCGCACGGCGGTGCCGGGGGTCGCGACCGGGCTCGCGGTGACGGGCGCGGGCGGCGACGTCCTCTACGTGGAGGCCTCGCTCGCCGACCCGGAGACGGGCGGCGCGGGGCTCACGCTGACCGGTCAGCTCGGCGACGTCATGAAGGAGTCCGCGCGGATCGCGCTCTCGTTCCTGCGCTCGCACGGTGCGGAGCTGGAGCTGCCGGTCGGCGACCTCAAGGAGCGGGGCGTGCACATCCACTTCCCGGCCGGGGCGGTCCCGAAGGACGGGCCGAGCGCGGGCATCACGATGACGACGGCGCTCGCCTCGCTCCTGAGCGGGCGCCAGGTACGGCCCGAGGTCGCGATGACCGGGGAGGTCTCGCTCACCGGGCGCGTGCTGCCGATCGGCGGGCTCAAGCAGAAGCTGCTCGCGGCCCAGCGCGCCGGGATCACGACCGTCGTGATCCCCAAGCGCAACGAGCCGGACCTCGACGACGTCCCCGCCGAGATCCTCGCGAAGCTCGACGTCCACCCGGTCACGGACGTCCGCCAGGTCCTGGAGCTGGCTCTCGCCCCGGCGGGGGCCGGGGAGCGGGAGGCGGTGGCCGCCTGA